A DNA window from Paenibacillus segetis contains the following coding sequences:
- a CDS encoding saccharopine dehydrogenase family protein translates to MGKALVIGAGGVASVAIHKCVQNSEVFEEICIASRTKSKCDDLKAKLDGGKTKITTAHVDADNVDELIALINEVKPDIVMNLALPYQDLTIMDACLATKTHYMDTANYEPEDTAKFEYKWQWDYRERFEKAGITALLGSGFDPGVTGVFSAYALKHYFDEIEYIDILDCNGGDHGYPFATNFNPEINIREVSANGRYWENGEWIETKPMEIKRGYNFAEVGEKDMYLLYHEELESLAQNMPGLKRIRFFMTFGPSYLMHLKALENVGMTSIEPIEYEGKQIIPLQFLKAVLPDPASLGPRTVGKTNIGCIFKGKKDGQDKTYYVYNVCDHQACYKEVGSQAISYTTGVPAMIGAAMVMTGKWNKPGVFNIEEFDPDPFMEELNKWGLPWVEDFNPVLVDALPEEAKKPELVR, encoded by the coding sequence ATGGGAAAAGCACTTGTCATTGGCGCCGGCGGCGTAGCATCAGTAGCAATTCATAAATGCGTTCAAAACAGCGAGGTTTTCGAAGAAATTTGCATCGCCAGTCGTACGAAATCCAAATGCGATGACTTGAAAGCGAAATTGGACGGCGGTAAAACCAAAATTACGACTGCACATGTTGATGCAGACAATGTCGATGAGCTGATCGCGCTGATTAACGAAGTCAAACCAGATATCGTCATGAACTTGGCCCTGCCTTACCAGGATTTGACGATCATGGATGCATGCCTGGCTACCAAAACGCACTATATGGATACGGCAAACTATGAGCCGGAAGATACGGCGAAATTCGAATATAAATGGCAATGGGATTACCGCGAACGCTTTGAAAAAGCCGGAATTACAGCTCTATTAGGCAGCGGATTCGACCCAGGTGTAACTGGCGTATTCTCCGCTTATGCGCTGAAACACTATTTTGACGAAATCGAATATATCGACATTCTAGATTGCAACGGTGGGGATCACGGCTATCCTTTCGCAACTAACTTCAACCCGGAGATCAACATCCGTGAAGTATCCGCTAACGGACGCTACTGGGAAAACGGAGAATGGATCGAAACAAAGCCGATGGAAATCAAACGCGGTTATAACTTTGCTGAAGTTGGCGAAAAAGACATGTACCTGCTCTATCATGAAGAGCTCGAATCCCTTGCGCAGAACATGCCAGGACTAAAACGCATCCGTTTCTTCATGACCTTCGGCCCAAGTTATCTCATGCACTTAAAGGCGCTTGAAAACGTAGGCATGACTTCCATCGAACCGATTGAATACGAAGGAAAACAAATCATTCCGCTTCAATTCTTGAAGGCTGTACTTCCGGACCCTGCTTCCCTTGGACCTCGTACAGTGGGCAAGACGAACATCGGCTGTATCTTCAAAGGGAAAAAAGACGGCCAAGACAAGACTTACTATGTCTACAATGTTTGCGATCACCAAGCATGTTATAAAGAAGTGGGCTCCCAGGCCATCTCTTATACAACTGGCGTTCCTGCGATGATCGGCGCGGCAATGGTCATGACTGGCAAATGGAATAAACCGGGCGTATTCAATATCGAAGAGTTCGATCCAGATCCATTCATGGAAGAGCTGAACAAATGGGGACTTCCATGGGTAGAAGACTTTAATCCGGTGCTTGTTGACGCATTGCCTGAGGAAGCTAAAAAGCCGGAGCTCGTTCGCTAA
- a CDS encoding AraC family transcriptional regulator → MNMENGNMKEYEYEYAEYLYATSPLSEKEESIRIVRGGLSNGKENYRTGPKRIECFSIHFVRQGSLILEFKDQCLSLEEGDLFCLYPNVSYTYYRPQEDRESLKLCWLAVDGTEAESLLKMAGLRPDRPVLRGGWSGPVVEQLGAIYEMLQMRRFMTIDGHLELKARLYQLFATLIRQFGEPETVQPTGSVRAWAEYIERHASEGITVQQVARMAGHNRTYFSTVFAKTFGMPPAEYMYKVRMNRAKELLIGTDASITEVAYSLGYPNLYTFSRAFTKFLAISPSEYRRRYREEPL, encoded by the coding sequence ATGAACATGGAGAACGGAAATATGAAGGAATACGAATATGAATATGCAGAGTATTTATATGCGACTTCTCCCTTATCTGAGAAGGAAGAATCCATTCGAATTGTTCGGGGTGGCCTCAGCAATGGTAAGGAAAACTATCGTACAGGTCCAAAAAGAATCGAATGCTTTAGTATTCATTTTGTTCGTCAAGGGAGTTTAATTTTAGAATTCAAAGACCAGTGTCTGAGCCTAGAAGAAGGAGATTTGTTTTGCCTATATCCTAACGTTTCCTACACATATTACCGGCCGCAAGAAGACCGTGAGTCTCTCAAATTATGTTGGTTAGCTGTCGATGGTACGGAAGCAGAATCGTTGCTGAAAATGGCCGGTTTACGTCCGGATCGTCCGGTCTTACGGGGAGGCTGGAGCGGACCAGTCGTGGAGCAATTGGGAGCGATTTACGAGATGCTGCAAATGCGGCGGTTCATGACGATCGACGGACATCTGGAGCTAAAGGCGCGCTTGTACCAGCTGTTCGCAACGTTGATCCGGCAGTTTGGCGAACCAGAAACCGTACAACCTACCGGTTCGGTCCGGGCATGGGCCGAGTATATCGAACGCCACGCCTCGGAGGGAATTACGGTTCAACAGGTGGCACGTATGGCAGGGCATAACCGGACCTATTTCTCGACCGTATTCGCCAAGACCTTTGGTATGCCTCCAGCGGAATACATGTACAAGGTTCGGATGAACCGCGCAAAGGAGCTGCTGATCGGCACCGATGCTTCGATTACGGAAGTGGCTTATTCGCTAGGCTATCCAAATCTGTATACTTTTTCTCGGGCGTTTACCAAATTTTTAGCCATATCGCCGTCCGAATACCGCCGCAGGTACCGAGAAGAGCCTCTATAG